Within Anolis sagrei isolate rAnoSag1 chromosome 3, rAnoSag1.mat, whole genome shotgun sequence, the genomic segment AGCATGCAGTGGGTAAGATGGTGTGGGACCAGCTGACACAATTGGTTGACAGTTCTGTTGCGTTGCTGTTTGAGAATACTGCAAAGGGGTCTGATGTGCTTGAATATAGTGGTGTATATGCTGCTGAGGAGGTTGAGCCGCCGTTTGAAATAAACTGGGCTGGGCAGCTTGCGAAGTATGTCCTTTTTGCTTGTTGGCTTCTTTCACATCGTTATCATGGGCACTAGAATACAAAAttaaaacttttattttattttatggctACAATTCACAACCCACCAATCCcatatgccagtgtttctcaacctgagggtcgggacccctggggggggtcacgagggggtgtcagaggggtcgccaaagacaattagaaaacacagtattttctgatggccatgggggttccatgtgagaagtttggcccaattctgtcattggtggagttcagaatgctctttgattacaggtgaactataaatcccagcaactacaactccgaaatgtcaaggtctatcaaaaccccaccagtgtccacatttgggcatgttgagtattcgtgccaaatttggtccagatgcatctgtgctctctggatgtaggtgaactacaactctgaaacacaaggtcaatgcccaccaaacttttctagtattttctgtttgtcatgggagctctgtgtcccaagtttggttgaattccatccttggtggagttcagaatgccctttgatattgtaggtgaactataaatcccagaaaatacaactcccaaatgacaaaatcaatcctcctctcaaccccaccagtattcaaattttgagtgtatcgagtatttgttccaaatgaatgaaaatgcatcccgcatatcggatatttatttACAAgaggattcataacagcagcaacattacagttgtgaagtagcaaagaaaataatgttatggttgggggtcaccacaacataaggaactgtattaaggggtcacggcattaggaaggttgagaaccactgccatatgcATATACAAAACATTTCAATGTGTCCTTGATGGAGACCAGTACTTTCTCTGGTGGTTCTTTGTTggccaatacaacaataaatggaGTCCCACCTACTGCACATCTGTTTTTAGCATGCAGCAATTCCAACATAGTATAACAATAAAACCATGACTGACATTCTGTATTGCAGTTGAAGATTTGTAACCCAAAATTATGGATTCGTAAGTGTTCAGCAGTCAAGAATGTGATGACTATGgcacatgtttaaatatttgaaaacatgtcACACtcaggaaggagcaagcttgttttctgctgctctggaggctagaacatggagcaatgtattcaaactgcaggaaaaaagattccacctgaaagtTAGGAAGACTttaaataaagactattattattatttgaaacacaagatgagaacagcagacactctgctggcttttgaattggatcacaagtcggacacttcccaagcgtcaaggactgtgtgatgtatcagcgaataatgcatgcagatcgcAGTAAAGTgggcttctgcagctggcagatggtaattttgtcagcgccgattgtgtttaagtgcaggccaaggtctttaggcactgcactcagtgtgccaatcaccactgggaccacctttactggcttgtgccagagtactttaaataaagactattattattgttgtttgttggctttaaataaatactatttaaagactataaagatgatgatgattatagacTTTAAATAAAGACTATTTAAAGACTATaacgactattattattattattattattattattattattattattatggtggtaagagctgtttggcagtggaatatgctgtctcagaGTGGGTTAGTTTCTTTCACTTGaggttttttaagcagaggcaagaTGGCATGGGTTAGGGGTGCTTCAATTGTATTTTTCTGCATGTCAGAATacattggaccggatggcccttgtagtctccgATTCTATTACTATTGCCATGATCCCAAATGTTTCCCCAATCCACCACAACAGCCATCAGCAGCATAGGTTGAAAAATGGTCTGCTCAGCTGCCAGTTGAGACACAAGGAGGAGGATGTTTCCAGCTCCTcctattagtaaaggtaaaggtttcccttgacattaagtctggtcatgtccaactctgagaggtggtgttcatctccatttctaagccgaagagctggcgttgtccaaagacgcctccaaagtcatgtggctggcatgactgcatggagtgctatcaCTTTCCTGCCAGGGCAGTACCTattcaatctactcacatttgaatgttttctaactgccaggttggcagaaactggggctaatagcaggagcttaccccattccctggatctgaaccaccaaccttttggtcagcaagttcagcagctcagcggtttaatctacTGCGCCATTGGGGGTGTTTCCTATTAGTGAGCAAAGCTCTGATGAGGGCTTATGGCAgtggtcctgcttctgattgttgaAACCTCATTCACTGGTAGGAGGGGACTGGAAGTGCTGTCTTCCTTGTGCCCCAATTGGCAGTGGATGAGACCTCCATTGGTCAATGTGACTGCTGGCTATTATGGTGGGCTTGATGAGTTGGACCAGGTGATATTACTTAGATATGCACGTGTAACTAAGTAGCTGATGTAGAATACTGGTGTatattagaatttatttattttatttatttacaacatttttaccccgccgtTCTCAACCCCTGGAGAACGGCTAGAACACTGCCTTGTTTTCCCATTTTAGGTGaaaagaggaatataaataaataaccacttCTGCAGAATGGGAAAGCTATGAAAAACGCATGGTCGTGTGCATGTGTTGAGATGCCGCGGTAGTTTAAGCGTACCAGGCTACCAAAGTGAGACACCACTGTAAACACTTACACCAATAGCCGTTCAATGCATGGCACCAAGAAGTCCCAGGAATATGCAGTGAGACGATGGAGTCGCGCCGGCCATGTTGGAGAAAGACGCAAGATAATCCTTGACGAAGCCACACATGCAGCAGCCACTAGCGAAGGGGCATAATTTAAAAATGCATGATCTGGAGAGACATTGGAGGATCACAGTTAAGTCAAACACAGTATTAGCTGTAGAACTAAGGAACTGGGGGGTGTCTTTAGAACAAAGCCATGCGTACCTTGCAGGGATACCTCCAAAAAGTAGTCCGCATATTTTGCCATATACAGCTTTGTCTTTTCCAAGCAAACCATTGGCCATCCATCATGGAGATCCGATTCATGGACAGCAATAGAGAGATAATAGTCAATGAAGTGAGCTGCTGTTGGGAGGCAGAGGTTCCACTGAAAGGTTTCCAGTAAGAGCAGCTCCATGTGCAGCAAGTTCTGTTTAGTTAGGACCAGGTTCATGTTGGTCATACAACCCAGGTTGTTTAACTGTTCAAGTTTAGGCACactgtcttccttttcttcaaaTTTACCTTGAGAGAAATGAGAAAGTGAAAAACCGTTACACGGTTAACTATTTGATCAAACAGATTATGTATGTTTCCACATCTGAAGCATCATATCGCCAAATGAGAAGATGCATTATTAAAAACAGTTGCTATAAGATTAAAACATGTGTGCCaattgtgcctgtaccttgggaagtcagatttgaccatgctctggttacatcccaaatagactactgcaacgcgctctacatggggctgcctttgaagattgttcggaaacttcaaatggtccaatgggcggcagctagactGCTCACTGAAGCAGTGTACGGGGAGCACAAaaccctgttatgccagctccactggttgccagtctgttactgagtacaattcaaagtgctggctttagcctataaatccctaaacaattctggccctgcttacctgtctgaacgtccGAACGTATCCCCCTCTATAATCCACCTCAGAAGTTAAGATTatatggggaggccctactcttgatctcaCCACCACTGCAAACgtgattgatggggatgagagacagggccttctcagtgatggcctctcggctatggaactccctcctcaaagaaatcaggtcagctccctcccttctgtctttgaggaaatgtggctgtgggaccaagcattcaaccaATAAATAGTGCAATAAGGATAACGGACTAATGGAATTGACAACTGGACAGGCCTTGGACTATGGAtctggattttgtgattttaactgatgttttaataattaatgtttaattgtatggttttaattgtatttgtttatttttatatttatatgtattggcatcaaatcgctgcctgctgtaaggctgccctgagtccccttttagagtgagaagggcgggatacaaatatgtgaaataataataaatgaataaattagtTGTAACCATGTCCTGGGGAAAAAATTCCAATATATTTTCGATGGTAAGCACAACCAGGTGTATTTTCTGCTAGTGACATCCTGATTTTCAGTGGATAGAGAATCCAACATATATCTCCAGATATATATTGGagataacttttttttaaaaaaagcaaaatttTAGTTCAGGGTTTGGGagtgagtgtatatgtgtgtatttttaaaGGCTTAATCAGAATATTGTATTTGTCATTTGGCTGCATAACTTGGAAATAATCTATTTGTATCTTCAAATTTTCAAGTTCaatcaagaacaaaaaaaaattgcagcCCTTTAAAGACTAATAAGTTTTATTTGTCATAAGCTTTCATTGACTCTACCCAATATCATCAGATGCAGCTAAGTTCATCTCAGATAAGATTTGTTGCTCTCTAAAGTTCCACAAGActcattatttttgttgtaaaAGGCTAAACACTTCTGACCCAAAATCTATTGAAATAGCTACAATAATACTGGAAATCATTCTGCTCACAGTGAAGAATGTTCTGGCAAGGGACGCATGGATATGAATGAAACTATTTCACATTTCTGCATCTCTCTTGCAATTTCAAATAACCTACAGCATTTGGTGATTACAACAGCTTGGAAAACTGGGTAGCGTTAACTGAGAATgggaaaaatgggcaacagttgtaaaactgagttgctgtgagttttatgggctgtatggccatgttccagaagcattctctcc encodes:
- the CCNJ gene encoding cyclin-J — translated: MELEGQWWKGQLAADIHQALRYKELKLPSYKGQSPQLNLRRYFADLIAIVSNRFRLCPAARHLAVYLLDLFMDRYDISIQQLHVVALSCLLLASKFEEKEDSVPKLEQLNNLGCMTNMNLVLTKQNLLHMELLLLETFQWNLCLPTAAHFIDYYLSIAVHESDLHDGWPMVCLEKTKLYMAKYADYFLEVSLQDHAFLNYAPSLVAAACVASSRIILRLSPTWPARLHRLTAYSWDFLVPCIERLLVAHDNDVKEANKQKGHTSQAAQPSLFQTAAQPPQQHIHHYIQAHQTPLQYSQTATQQNCQPIVSAGPTPSYPLHACPASLQGGIQARGHVQTATGMSLAVPIEVKPCLTVSYNRSYQIAGRYPCITPCFER